The genomic region CGCAGGGCGTCGCGAACGGCTCGCACCTGATCTTCCTGATCGCGGGCCTGGTCTGCGCGGTGGCGTTCGTGGCCGCGCTGGCGATCAAGGAAGTGCCGCTGCGCAAGGCGCCGAGTCCTGGCGCCGCACCGACCGCCTCGCCGGCCCTGGCCGACCAGGGCACCCGCTGACCGCACAGCCACAGCTACGACCAGAGCTAGAACCAGGACTAGAGCCTGAACTACAACTAGAACTACATCCAGAGCTAGAACCAGAGCTAGTGCGGTGACCGGATTGGTTCGCCGGTTCATGTGTTGTCATGCGGCCAGGGCGAGGTCGCCTCGGGCGCGTCCTCCCCAGCGCAGTCCCTTCTCGCTGCGGACCCGGGCGCGTTCGCGGCGCTGGGCGGCGATCACGTCGGGGTGGCGGCTGTGGGCGTTGCGCCAGGTCAGGTAGGCGTGCAGGTCGCGGGTCTGCTCGGCGTGGTGGGAGCGGTGGGAGTGGGCCATGGTGAACTGCCGCAGCGGCCCGAACTGCGCCTCGATCGGGTTGGCCCAGGAGGCGTACGTCGGAGTGAACAACAGCGTGACCTGGTTCGCGGCGGCCCAGGTGCGGATGTCCTTGTTCTTATGCGCCGACAGGTTGTCCAAGATGATGAAGATCTGCTGGTCGGCCGGTCGCGTCCGCCGGATGCTCTTGAGCGCGAGCAGGGTGTTGACCGCGCCCTTGCGGCGCCGGTTGATCCCCCACAGCCGGTCGGCCCCGACGCTGTAGCAGCCGTGGAAGTAGGTCACCCCGTGCGTGCGGTGATAGGTGGCCGGCAACCGCCACGGATGCCCGGCCCGGGCCCAGCCGGCCCCGGCCACCGGGCGGATGCCCAGCGGCCCGAACTCGTCGAAGGCGAACGTCGCCTCGGCGTGGTGCTCCAGCGCGTCTTCGATCGCGGCAAGCTTGGCTTCCTTGTGCGGGTCCGGGGACTCCTTCCAGGTACGCGTGCGCTGGAAGGTGACCCCGCGCCGGGACAGCAGCGTGCGCAGCGTCTCACGCCCGATCCGGATCGGGCGGACCGGGTCAGCGGCGAGGTGCGCGGCCAGCTTGCGGATCGACCAGCGGGTGAACGGCGCCCCGGACTTCCCGGGGTGCTTGCTCGCCACAGCTACGACGTAGTCCTCTTCGTCTTCACTGAGCAGGCGGGCGCGGTGGCCCGCCCACCGAGGGTCCAGGCATCGAAGACCGATCTCGTTGAACGCGTGGATCACATCGCGCACCGTGTCCTCGTCCGCCGCCACCAGCCGCGCGATCGCCGGCACCGTGTTCCCACTGGGCGAGGCCAACACGATCATCGCCCGCCGATACCGCACCGCACTGGCCGACCCGCGCCGCACAATCCGCAACAGCCGCTGACCTTCCTGATCGGTCAGCCGCCTGGCTTTCACTCGTTCCGCCATCAGTGCCTTTCCACTCGATGAGACGATCCATCCCACCAAAGCAGGCAACTGCGACAGCTATTCCCGAAGCCGGTGGACCAATCCGGTCACCGCACTAGAACCAGAACTACAACGACAAACGCCAGGGCTCGGGCCCGATCTCGCCGGACCCGCACCCTGGCGTTCCCCGTGCCGGCTGCTCGCCGGCCTCATCGCGTCACGCGGTCGTACCGGGCTCCCGGCCGTATGGCGTGTTCGCCTGCGTGGACCCCTGCGTGTCCGCGGGCTGCCCGGCGCGGGCGTCGGCGCGACCCTTCTGGTAGGCCAGCGCGTTCTGCTGCACCGAGGCCTGCACCCGGGTCGTCTCGGTCTCTGCCTTGGTCAGCATGCGCTCCCAGCGGGACCGCATGGGCTGGATCATGCCGCCGCCGATGCCGACGATCGCGATGCCGGCCATGGTGAACAGCACCGCGTTCAGGATCGGTCCCAGGACGAAGTTCGCGACGCCGATCTGCGACAGCGCGGCGATGGCACCGATGAACGCGATGAACGACCACGCCACCCAGGCCAGCACCTTGCCGTAGGAGGCCGCGGACAGGACGTTCGAGATGAACTCGCGGGCCACGTTCGCCAGCCACATGGCCACGATGACGATGACCAGTGCGACGATCGCCTTGGGGATCCAGGCCACCACACTGTGGATCATGGTGCTGATCGGGTTGGCTCCGAACACGCCTAGCGCCAACTGCAAGAACACCAGCAACAGACCGTAGTAGACGACCTTGACCAGGATCGTCGTGGTGTCCCACTTGGAGTTCGCCAGGACCCGGCCCGCGCCGGCCCTCTCGGCCATCCGCTCCACACCGATCCGGCGCAGCACGACGTCCAGCAGCTTGGCGATCGCCCGGCAGATCAGCCAGCCGATGAGCATGATCACGGCGAACGCGATCAGCTTCGGGATGATGCGCGTGACCGAGGTCCAGGCGTTCGTGATGCCCGAGCCCCAGTCGACCGATATTGCGAGTCTCGGTCCCATGTAGGTTCCTCCATCGATGCGGTGACGGGGCAGATCCCCACAACGTTGGTAACACCCGTATTTCGACGCCGCACTTCAGAAGCGCTGTCACAGTACTCCGCTCAGGTGGCAGGAGTGACAGCGATCCGAGTGTGTGTTCGAACTCCTCGGCCGTCCGGCGGCACAGTGACGTGAATCGGCGGCAGCACCAGCCACGTTGCCAATGTCGCACCGCGCTGCCGGCGGCCCAGACTTGTCCGTACTTGTCCACGACTTCTGTCCGGCCGCGCCGTACGCACCCCTGGAGGACCGGTGACCCGATCGTCGTTCGCAGACCTCGTCTTCACCGGCGGCCCGTGCTGCACCGTCGATCCGGCACGCTCCTGGGCCGGTGCGGTGGCCGTCACCGACGGCCGGATCGCCGCAGTCGGCCGGCCCACCGTCGTCGAAGACCTGATCGGGCCGGACACCGAGGTCGTGGACCTGGCTGGCAAGCTCCTGCTGCCCGGCTTCCAGGACGCGCACGTCCACCCTGTCCTCGGCGGTACCACCCTGCGCCTGTGCGACCTGCACGAACTGCACACGGCCGAGGAGTACGTCGCCGCCGTGGCCGACTTCGCGCGCCGCAACCCGCGGGCGCCGTGGATCCGCGGCGGCGGATGGAGCATGGGGGCCTTCCCCGGTGGCATGCCGACCAGGCAGCTGCTGGACGCGGTCGTCCCGGACCGGCCGGTCGCGCTGCCGAACCGCGATGCGCACGGCATGTGGGTCAACAGCAAGGCGCTGGAGGTCTGCGGGATCACCCGCGACACCCCGGACCCGTTCGACGGCCGGATCGAGCGCGACGCCGACGGCGAGCCCACCGGCTGCCTCCAGGAAGGCGCGATGGCCCTGGTCGACCGGCACCTGCCGGTCCCCACGCGGCAGGAACTGGCCGACGGCCTGCTGGCCGGCCAGGCGTACCTGCACTCGTTCGGGATCACCGCCTGGCAGGACGCGTGGGTCGGCACCGGCCTGGGCATCGGCGATGTCTTCGAGACCTACCTCGACGCCGAAGCCGGCGGCACCCTGACCGCGCGGGTCGCAGGGGCGCTGTGGTGGGAGCGCGATCGCGACTTGGAACAGCTGGAGCTGTTCCGGGAACGCCGTGCGGCGGCGGGCACGGGACGTTTCAGGGCCCGCACGGTGAAGATGATGCTCGACGGCGTCGCCGAGAACCACACCGCCGCGCTCCTGGACCCCTACCTGGATCGCTGCGGCTGCACCACCGACAACGCCGGCCTGGACTTCATCGACCCGGCCGAGCTCAACACCTACGTCACGGCCCTGGACGCCGCCGGCTTCCAAGTCCACTTCCACGCGCTCGGCGACCGCGCCGTCCGCAACGCGCTGGACGCGCTGGAGGCGGCGCGGGCCTCGAACGGCCCCGGCGGCCGCCATCATCTGGCGCACCTACAGGTCGTACATCCCGACGACATCGACCGGTTCCGCCGGCTCGGCGCGACGGCGAACATCCAGCCGCTGTGGGCGGCGCACGAGCAGGCGATGGACGAGCTGACCATCCCGTTCCTGGGCGAGGAGCGTGCTGGGTGGCAGTACCCGTTCGGCTCGCTCAGCCGTGCGGGGGCGACGCTGGCGGCCGGCTCGGACTGGTCGGTGAGTTCGCCGAACCCCCTGTGGGGCATCCACACCGCAGTAAACCGAGTGGAGCCGGGCTTGTCGGCGCGGGAGTTCGCCGGGCGCAAGGTGTTCTATCCGGATGAGCGGCTGGAGTTGGGTCAGGCGATCGCCGCGTACACCGCCGGCTCGGCGTACGTGAACCAGTTGGACGCACTGACCGGCTCGATCGAGGTCGGAAAGCTCGCCGACCTGGTGGTCCTGGACCGGGATCCGTTCGACGGGCCCGCGTGTGAGATCGGCGAGGCGCGGGTGCTGCGGACGTTCGTGGAGGGCACACAGGTGTTCGCATCCGAATAGGGTGCAGGCACGTCGATCACTCAGTCGTATGCTCCGGACATGCACAGCACCTTGACCGAGCACGCCCGATGCCTCTACGGAGACGAATACCGGCCGACCCCCGAGTGCAGCCAGCAGAACAAGCACTCGGACGCCTATTTCGTCGAGGAGCTGACCTTCGCCGGCGCCGACGCGATCCTGGCCATGCTGCGTGAGCTGTCCCCGAGGTTGTCCGACGGCTACCTGCCGATCTGGATCCGGAACCTGTCATATCGGCTGTTGCTGCTTCAGCGGCCCGACGACCCGGCGTTGATGCGGGAAGCCGCCGTGAGTCTGCTGCTGCACGGTCCCGACTGGGACGACATCGCCACCGACCTTCAGCGGCGGGCCGACGCGCTGGAAACCGGCTGACGCTCGGGGCAGTAGCCCCAGCGATTTCTCACCCCTGCAGCCGTTCCAGCCCTGCTCAGGTTCTAGCTCTGGTCGTAGCTCCGGTCGTAGCTCCGGTCATGGCTCCAGTTCTTGCTCCGGTCGTTGCTCGGAGCAGTCCGCCGGAACCCAGAGTGCCTCCAGGTCCTCACACACGATGGTCAGCGTGCCGGTGTGGCACGCGATCTCGTGGCTGCATCCGAGGTCGTGGGGCAGGATCTCGTCGAGGACGACGATCTGCCCGCCCCACTTGTCCTCGGGGTCGTTGACCATGTTCAGCGCGCTGAGGCCGCGGTAGGTGATCCGCAGGTCCTCCTCGTGCTTCCAGCAGTTGTGGCGCAGGAGGACCTCGAAGGTGGCGCCGTCGTCGTCGGCGCCGAAGCGAAGCGTGTCGATCGTCAGGTCCTTGACGCAACGCTCGCCGACGAAGTCGTAGTGGTCCGGGTCCGTGGCGAAGGCGCGGGCGCCGGGTGGGAGCCGCGGGGCGAGATCGGAGAGCTGGTCCAGGTAGGACAAGGGGTTGATCAGGTTCCCGGTGTCGGTGACCTGGATGTCGACGAATCTCACTGGCTGCTCCCTGACGTCCTGCGAGCCGTTTAGAAGGCTTTCTGCAGGAACTTCTTCAAGTCGGGTCCAACCTGCGCCGCCAGGGGCAGCGAGGTGTTGACGTAGTCGGCCACCGGGTTCGGTGTTCCGTTGATCTGCTGGTAGAGGTGGTTGGCGTTCGGGACCTCGTCGTGGACGAGGGCGCTGTCCTCCTTCAGCGCGGTCAGCAGCGGGGCGGTGTCCACGTCGCTGACCTGCGAATCCTTGGTCCCGTGTAGGACCAACACCGGCAGGTGCGCGCCGAGGCTCCTGGCCAGCGCCGCCGGGTCCTGCTGGTCTTCCTGCTCCAGGATCGGGACGTTCGTCGGCGACAGCAGCGCCGCGATGCCCTTGTCGTCCAACGGCGTGGTCACTCCCTGGCCGGCGCGGATGCTCGCGAAGGCGGTGTTCAGCTGCTGGATGAGCAGGTTCGCGGCGGCCGGGGTGATCGTCCCGGCCGCGGCTGCGGCCTGGTAGCCGGCGGTGTACTGCCGGTCCAGCAGGTCGATGAAGCGGATGCCGACCGTGGAGGCCAGGATCAGCGCGTGCGGCGCGTCGGGGGTGCCGGCCAGCTTGTGGGCGAGCCAGAGCGCGTACAGGCCGCCTTCGCTGTGGCCGAGGATGATCATCTTGTGCGGGTCCACACCGGGCTGCGCGGCCAGCGTGCGGTAGGCGTCCAGGGCCTCGTCCGCATAGAGGTCGAACGTGATGCCCTGGCCGTCGGTGTGGGTGGCCAGGCCCGTCTGGCCGCTGCCGAGCTTGTCGTACCGCAGGGAGCTGACGCCGTCGGAGGCCAGGCTCTGCGCGAAGCGCTGGTAAGTGTTGCCCTCGGCAAGCTGTGCGTCGTTGCCGTTGCGGTCGGTGGCGCCGCTACCAGCGATGATCAGGACAGCTGCGCCCGCGTGCTGCTTGCTGGTGCCGGGTTGGAACGTGCCGTAGAGGGTGTCGCCGCTGCTGGTGAAGGTCACGTCGTGGGCTGTGGTGGCCGGGCGCTGCGTCACCGTCCCGGCGGAGCTGCACGCCGCGAGGACCAGCGCGGCCGCCGCGACGGCTGCCACGGCCTGGGTGGCTCGGGTAGCACGGATGACACAGGTGGCACGGATGGTACGCATGGTGTCCCCCTGATCCCTGCGTGTTCGACATCGGATCCGTGAGACCAGCATGCGCCTGGAACATATGAACGCGGCCGGATACCGCACAACAATTGAGCTACTGCACGACCGGGCTGCGCCGTTCCAACAGCAGCACGTCGCG from Catenulispora sp. MAP5-51 harbors:
- a CDS encoding IS630 family transposase, giving the protein MAERVKARRLTDQEGQRLLRIVRRGSASAVRYRRAMIVLASPSGNTVPAIARLVAADEDTVRDVIHAFNEIGLRCLDPRWAGHRARLLSEDEEDYVVAVASKHPGKSGAPFTRWSIRKLAAHLAADPVRPIRIGRETLRTLLSRRGVTFQRTRTWKESPDPHKEAKLAAIEDALEHHAEATFAFDEFGPLGIRPVAGAGWARAGHPWRLPATYHRTHGVTYFHGCYSVGADRLWGINRRRKGAVNTLLALKSIRRTRPADQQIFIILDNLSAHKNKDIRTWAAANQVTLLFTPTYASWANPIEAQFGPLRQFTMAHSHRSHHAEQTRDLHAYLTWRNAHSRHPDVIAAQRRERARVRSEKGLRWGGRARGDLALAA
- a CDS encoding amidohydrolase encodes the protein MTRSSFADLVFTGGPCCTVDPARSWAGAVAVTDGRIAAVGRPTVVEDLIGPDTEVVDLAGKLLLPGFQDAHVHPVLGGTTLRLCDLHELHTAEEYVAAVADFARRNPRAPWIRGGGWSMGAFPGGMPTRQLLDAVVPDRPVALPNRDAHGMWVNSKALEVCGITRDTPDPFDGRIERDADGEPTGCLQEGAMALVDRHLPVPTRQELADGLLAGQAYLHSFGITAWQDAWVGTGLGIGDVFETYLDAEAGGTLTARVAGALWWERDRDLEQLELFRERRAAAGTGRFRARTVKMMLDGVAENHTAALLDPYLDRCGCTTDNAGLDFIDPAELNTYVTALDAAGFQVHFHALGDRAVRNALDALEAARASNGPGGRHHLAHLQVVHPDDIDRFRRLGATANIQPLWAAHEQAMDELTIPFLGEERAGWQYPFGSLSRAGATLAAGSDWSVSSPNPLWGIHTAVNRVEPGLSAREFAGRKVFYPDERLELGQAIAAYTAGSAYVNQLDALTGSIEVGKLADLVVLDRDPFDGPACEIGEARVLRTFVEGTQVFASE
- a CDS encoding alpha/beta hydrolase family protein; its protein translation is MRTIRATCVIRATRATQAVAAVAAAALVLAACSSAGTVTQRPATTAHDVTFTSSGDTLYGTFQPGTSKQHAGAAVLIIAGSGATDRNGNDAQLAEGNTYQRFAQSLASDGVSSLRYDKLGSGQTGLATHTDGQGITFDLYADEALDAYRTLAAQPGVDPHKMIILGHSEGGLYALWLAHKLAGTPDAPHALILASTVGIRFIDLLDRQYTAGYQAAAAAGTITPAAANLLIQQLNTAFASIRAGQGVTTPLDDKGIAALLSPTNVPILEQEDQQDPAALARSLGAHLPVLVLHGTKDSQVSDVDTAPLLTALKEDSALVHDEVPNANHLYQQINGTPNPVADYVNTSLPLAAQVGPDLKKFLQKAF